A genomic region of Nostoc sp. UHCC 0702 contains the following coding sequences:
- a CDS encoding CHASE2 domain-containing protein yields MINGILEKLRGALTIDLGYRDTSGNKNWLPIILVTSLGVTALVWGIRELKWLQSWELKAYDQMLRSRPVEPPDPRLLLVTITEEDIAREKWPLSDTKINQLLAKLESYQPRVIGLNIYRPEQTNFAAGLKNPNNIIGTCLLSSMGRSEIPPPPNFSQDNIGYADLIPDNQEDQIVRRSLLFSESTDSKCTTKFSFAALLAITYLEKQGLVIDFPDQDNFHLGKTYFQTLKPNSGSYKNLDAAGYQLLLNYRHPERLAQQVTLTQVLNNQFNPNWVKDKLVIIGTTAASLHPGLYTPYSASPQQPARMPTVFLHAEIASQLLSTVLDGRSLIWYWDDWAELLWIWSWSLVGSILAWQLRHPLLLLVVGGTTLASLVGICAGLFLQAGWVPLIPSAIALVISGVGVMVYTTYQTQKQTQLIILQVEQQKEAIAQLNVLLKESTITPDKTTVSDIHFHTESTPTIPAKRTGDLLLAGRYQISQILGAGGFGRTYLAQDTQRPGNPNCVVKQLMPARRDTRFLQVARRLFKTEAEILQILGKHDQIPALLAYFEDNQEFYLVQEYISGHTLGEELSPAQNAHSESFVINMLKGVLEVLAFVHEHSVIHRDIKPTNVIRAVADNRLVLIDFGAVKLMQPPSSEETELATVAIGTRGYAPPEQMAGHPRLSSDIYALGMMGIQAITGIPPQELQPDPETGNIMWRQTTQVSEELAVILDKMVRYHFSDRYQSAAAVLQDLKHIIE; encoded by the coding sequence GTAATAAAAATTGGTTGCCAATTATTTTGGTTACGAGTTTGGGTGTCACTGCTTTGGTATGGGGCATTAGGGAACTGAAATGGTTGCAGTCTTGGGAATTAAAAGCTTACGATCAAATGCTGCGATCGCGACCAGTGGAGCCTCCCGATCCGCGGCTTTTATTGGTTACAATTACTGAAGAAGATATAGCGCGAGAAAAATGGCCGCTGTCGGATACTAAAATTAATCAGCTATTAGCAAAATTAGAGTCTTATCAACCGCGTGTCATTGGTTTAAATATTTATAGACCAGAACAAACAAATTTTGCGGCTGGACTGAAGAATCCAAATAACATTATCGGCACTTGTTTGTTAAGCAGCATGGGCAGAAGTGAAATTCCACCGCCGCCTAACTTCTCCCAAGATAATATAGGTTATGCTGATTTGATTCCTGATAACCAGGAAGACCAAATTGTCCGCCGCAGTTTGTTATTTTCGGAATCTACAGATAGCAAATGTACAACTAAATTCTCATTTGCGGCTTTATTAGCAATCACTTATCTGGAAAAACAAGGTTTGGTAATAGATTTTCCTGATCAAGACAATTTCCATCTGGGTAAAACTTACTTCCAAACGCTTAAACCAAATTCAGGTAGCTACAAAAATCTAGATGCGGCTGGGTATCAATTACTATTAAATTACCGCCATCCTGAACGCTTAGCCCAGCAGGTAACTCTTACACAAGTCCTCAACAATCAATTCAACCCTAATTGGGTAAAAGACAAACTTGTAATTATCGGCACAACAGCTGCCAGCCTACATCCTGGTTTATACACTCCTTATAGTGCTTCACCACAGCAACCAGCAAGAATGCCTACTGTGTTTTTACATGCAGAGATAGCAAGTCAACTACTCAGTACTGTGCTGGATGGGCGGTCTTTGATTTGGTACTGGGATGACTGGGCGGAACTGTTGTGGATATGGAGTTGGTCACTGGTTGGTAGTATTTTAGCATGGCAGTTGCGACATCCTTTGTTACTGCTAGTAGTTGGGGGTACAACCCTAGCTAGCTTGGTGGGGATATGCGCTGGTTTGTTTCTGCAAGCTGGGTGGGTGCCATTAATTCCCTCAGCGATCGCTTTAGTTATTAGTGGTGTCGGTGTCATGGTTTACACCACATACCAGACTCAGAAACAAACTCAATTAATTATACTGCAAGTTGAGCAACAAAAAGAAGCGATCGCCCAGCTAAATGTTCTTTTAAAAGAATCTACAATTACCCCAGACAAAACTACAGTTAGTGATATACATTTTCACACTGAATCTACACCAACGATACCAGCAAAAAGAACTGGTGACTTGCTTTTGGCTGGACGCTACCAAATATCTCAAATTCTTGGTGCTGGTGGATTTGGTCGCACTTATTTAGCACAAGATACTCAGCGACCAGGTAATCCTAATTGTGTAGTTAAACAATTAATGCCGGCACGTCGGGATACAAGATTTTTGCAAGTTGCGAGAAGGTTATTTAAGACTGAAGCAGAGATTTTACAAATTTTGGGTAAACATGATCAAATTCCGGCATTGCTGGCTTATTTTGAAGATAATCAAGAATTTTATTTAGTTCAAGAATATATTTCTGGACATACTTTAGGTGAGGAATTATCACCCGCACAAAATGCCCACAGTGAATCTTTTGTGATTAACATGCTCAAAGGAGTTTTAGAAGTTCTAGCATTTGTGCATGAACATAGCGTCATTCATCGGGATATCAAACCAACTAATGTTATTAGAGCCGTTGCAGATAATCGACTAGTATTAATAGATTTTGGTGCTGTCAAGTTGATGCAACCACCTAGTAGCGAAGAAACAGAATTAGCAACAGTAGCCATCGGCACGCGTGGTTATGCACCTCCAGAACAAATGGCTGGTCATCCCCGCTTGTCTAGCGATATATACGCTTTAGGGATGATGGGTATTCAAGCTATTACTGGAATACCACCCCAAGAACTCCAGCCAGACCCAGAGACGGGTAATATTATGTGGCGACAAACAACACAAGTTAGTGAAGAATTAGCAGTAATTTTAGATAAAATGGTGCGCTATCATTTTAGCGATCGCTACCAATCAGCCGCCGCAGTTTTACAAGATTTAAAACATATAATTGAATGA
- a CDS encoding Rieske (2Fe-2S) protein, which yields MTQIFEKPTHIDPYVRVAKLADVEAAGSLLVRSEKHTIALFYSDNQVYAIDNRCPHMGFPLHGSTCKDGIVTCPWHYARFDLASGGTFDSWADDVPSFPVEIRDGDVWVNLAPPADAHAHHYQRLQDGLEQSISLVIAKSTIALLDLGTDATEPFQLGLEFGTRYNKAGWNTGLTIHTCMMNLLPYLDAEDKPRALFQGLSAVANDSAGAPPHFVVHPLPNSTADLHTLKGWFRQFIEVRDSEAAERCLVSAIQVGANSNQIADILFTAATDHRYIDVGHTLDFINKALEALDAVGWQNAESVIASLVGGLANASRMEESNSWRYPVDLVAILDSAFEQLPTALATGRLQQGTWSGKDELVPILLGEDPQAIANSLLTALQTGCTEEQLASVVTYTAALRVARFHTNNDFGDWNAAHHPFTFANAVHQGLRRVPSLELLRGVFDAAMSVYLNRFLNVPPARLPEPKEQVQNPEELLKQLPDLLDRQQQVNETGKLVANYLYSGGSAQRLMAMLGKMMLRENRDFHVIQEVEAAFRQYSLLGQTPAGIHILIAAARYLAAHSPTMRSQGQTYQIADRLHKGDRLFEES from the coding sequence ATGACTCAAATATTTGAAAAACCAACCCACATCGACCCCTATGTACGTGTTGCTAAACTTGCGGATGTGGAAGCAGCGGGTAGTTTATTAGTTCGGAGTGAAAAACATACCATAGCCTTATTCTACTCAGACAATCAAGTCTATGCAATTGATAATCGTTGCCCACACATGGGCTTTCCTCTCCACGGCAGCACTTGCAAAGATGGTATTGTAACTTGTCCTTGGCATTATGCCCGCTTTGACCTTGCTAGCGGAGGAACTTTCGACTCTTGGGCCGATGATGTTCCATCTTTTCCTGTAGAAATCCGTGATGGCGATGTGTGGGTAAATCTAGCACCGCCTGCTGATGCCCATGCCCACCATTATCAACGTCTTCAGGATGGTTTAGAACAAAGTATTTCCTTAGTGATTGCCAAATCAACGATCGCTTTGTTAGATCTGGGTACAGATGCTACTGAACCTTTCCAACTAGGATTGGAATTTGGCACTCGTTACAACAAAGCCGGATGGAATACAGGTTTAACCATCCATACCTGCATGATGAATCTGCTACCCTATCTAGACGCAGAAGACAAACCCCGCGCCCTTTTCCAAGGACTTTCGGCGGTAGCTAATGATAGTGCAGGGGCGCCACCTCATTTTGTGGTTCACCCGTTGCCCAATTCCACCGCTGACTTGCATACTCTTAAAGGCTGGTTCCGTCAGTTTATTGAGGTGCGGGATAGTGAAGCAGCCGAAAGGTGTCTAGTATCTGCAATTCAGGTGGGGGCTAATTCCAACCAAATTGCAGATATACTATTCACAGCAGCCACAGACCACCGTTACATCGATGTCGGTCATACACTCGACTTTATCAACAAGGCGCTGGAAGCACTCGATGCTGTGGGTTGGCAAAATGCTGAGTCAGTTATAGCTAGTTTAGTTGGTGGTTTAGCAAACGCTTCCCGCATGGAAGAGTCTAATTCTTGGCGCTATCCTGTGGATTTGGTGGCAATTCTGGACTCTGCCTTTGAACAGTTACCCACGGCTTTGGCAACAGGAAGGCTGCAACAAGGAACTTGGTCTGGTAAAGATGAATTAGTACCGATTTTATTGGGAGAAGACCCCCAAGCGATCGCTAATTCTCTCCTAACTGCCCTACAAACAGGTTGTACTGAAGAGCAATTAGCCAGTGTAGTAACTTACACAGCCGCCCTTCGTGTCGCTCGTTTCCACACCAACAACGACTTTGGTGATTGGAATGCAGCCCACCATCCATTCACCTTTGCCAATGCAGTCCATCAAGGATTACGCCGAGTCCCTTCATTGGAACTACTGCGGGGTGTGTTTGATGCTGCCATGAGCGTATATTTGAATCGTTTTTTAAATGTACCACCAGCAAGACTTCCAGAACCAAAAGAACAAGTTCAAAATCCTGAAGAATTGCTGAAGCAACTACCAGATTTATTGGATCGCCAGCAGCAAGTTAATGAGACAGGTAAGTTAGTTGCTAATTATTTATATAGTGGTGGTTCTGCCCAGCGACTGATGGCAATGTTGGGTAAAATGATGTTGCGGGAAAACCGCGACTTTCATGTAATCCAAGAAGTAGAAGCAGCTTTTCGCCAATACTCCCTGCTTGGTCAAACTCCTGCGGGTATTCACATACTAATTGCCGCAGCTAGATATTTAGCAGCACATTCACCAACCATGCGATCGCAAGGGCAAACCTATCAAATCGCCGACCGGTTGCACAAAGGCGATCGCTTGTTCGAGGAATCATAA
- a CDS encoding DUF5132 domain-containing protein, whose translation MAPKITDFIEDAGAPGIIASIGAVLLAPVLIPVVAGIGKPIAKSIIKGGIVAYEKSKGAFAELGETWEDIVAEAKAELAESNETPVFEAASNSVDNNIDNG comes from the coding sequence ATGGCACCTAAAATTACTGATTTCATTGAAGACGCTGGCGCGCCTGGAATCATCGCAAGTATTGGTGCAGTTCTACTAGCTCCTGTCCTAATTCCCGTTGTGGCAGGAATTGGTAAACCCATAGCGAAATCAATCATCAAAGGTGGAATTGTTGCTTACGAAAAAAGCAAAGGAGCCTTTGCAGAACTGGGTGAAACCTGGGAGGATATTGTAGCTGAAGCCAAAGCCGAACTTGCAGAATCCAACGAAACGCCAGTATTTGAAGCTGCTAGCAACTCTGTTGACAACAACATAGATAATGGATGA
- the cadA gene encoding cadmium-translocating P-type ATPase has product MANVAVQLPSSPVQRPHEIVGQKSKEVILAPKSYKTSEKQNALDQRNRKSSTQIAKVAYSVVHTIRGRVRLRVPRLRHDADYAQRLQSLLEADPLVTNVKIKPAAASLVVTYKSSAVNDAKMRSRLICLLQTASDANIVPIIAAKKSLAAQPKSDTEASWPGLQLSAVATGLAVLGGPLGLSVPPIMVAGTIVLATWPVFQRAVEGIVKDRKLNIDFLDFMAIAITTVQGQFLTPALMLSLIEIGENIRDRTARSSKSQTLDLLSCLGQFVWVERDQQKFQIPIQDVQRGDTVIVYPGEQIPVDGSILRGKALIDEQKLTGESVPILKTKGQPVFASTLVREGRIYILTERVGNDTRAGQSIKLMEEAPVHDTRMENHAIKIAEKAVVPTLLLGTAVFALTRNPARVASILTLDLCTGIRVSIPTTVLAALTYAARHGILIRSGRALEKLAEVDTIVFDKTGTLTKGEVDVTEVVSLNPSVSSLRVLALAAAAEQRLTHPVAEAIIRYAQAQQVEIPSRSKWNYQLGLGVDAEIDGETVFVGSERFLRQQGIDMEALNGHNQRATSMIYVASNGQLQGKIRYSDILRPESREVITQLLTVEGVEVHMLTGDNKRTADAVAAELGIPPIYTHAEAFPEQKATVVRELHEQGKTVAFVGDGINDSPALAFADVSVSFANGSEIARETADVVLMQNDLHGLLEAIAIARQARQLIKQNTGLVLVPNLGALVVAVLFGLNPLGATVVNNGSTIVAGVNGLRPILKNSPKKTLPSAR; this is encoded by the coding sequence ATGGCAAACGTCGCGGTACAACTACCATCGTCTCCGGTTCAAAGACCTCACGAGATTGTAGGACAAAAGAGTAAAGAAGTAATTTTAGCTCCTAAGTCTTACAAAACTAGTGAGAAACAGAATGCTTTAGATCAGAGGAATAGAAAATCCTCCACACAAATTGCCAAAGTTGCCTACAGTGTTGTTCATACAATTCGGGGAAGAGTGCGGTTGCGCGTGCCTCGCTTACGCCACGATGCAGACTATGCTCAACGTCTGCAATCCTTACTAGAAGCTGATCCCCTGGTGACAAACGTTAAAATAAAGCCTGCGGCAGCGTCGCTAGTTGTGACTTATAAATCTAGTGCAGTTAACGATGCTAAGATGCGATCGCGGTTGATCTGTCTCCTCCAGACTGCTAGTGATGCCAATATAGTGCCAATCATTGCTGCTAAAAAATCATTAGCTGCTCAACCAAAAAGCGATACAGAGGCATCTTGGCCTGGTTTGCAACTTTCTGCTGTAGCCACTGGTTTAGCTGTGCTTGGAGGGCCTTTAGGATTATCTGTTCCCCCAATTATGGTAGCGGGAACCATTGTTTTAGCGACTTGGCCAGTTTTTCAAAGAGCGGTAGAAGGAATTGTTAAAGACCGAAAACTGAATATCGATTTTTTGGATTTTATGGCGATCGCTATTACTACAGTCCAGGGTCAGTTTCTCACACCAGCGCTGATGTTGAGTTTAATTGAAATTGGCGAGAATATCCGCGATCGCACTGCTCGTTCTTCAAAATCCCAAACTCTGGATCTACTCAGTTGTTTAGGACAGTTTGTCTGGGTTGAACGTGATCAACAAAAGTTCCAAATTCCTATCCAAGATGTACAGCGCGGCGATACAGTTATTGTCTATCCTGGCGAACAAATACCGGTTGATGGCTCTATCCTGCGGGGGAAAGCGCTGATAGATGAGCAAAAACTCACTGGTGAGTCGGTACCAATTTTAAAAACCAAGGGACAGCCTGTTTTTGCTTCCACCTTGGTACGAGAAGGACGAATTTATATTTTGACAGAGCGGGTAGGAAATGATACTCGTGCCGGACAGAGCATTAAATTAATGGAAGAGGCTCCCGTCCACGATACCCGCATGGAAAACCACGCCATTAAAATTGCCGAAAAAGCTGTAGTGCCAACTTTGTTACTAGGCACAGCAGTATTTGCCCTGACTCGTAACCCAGCTAGGGTAGCCAGTATCCTGACTCTCGACTTATGCACAGGCATTCGGGTGTCGATTCCCACAACAGTTTTAGCAGCACTGACTTACGCAGCACGCCACGGTATCCTGATTCGCAGTGGACGGGCATTAGAAAAATTAGCAGAAGTTGACACCATTGTCTTTGATAAAACAGGCACTTTGACTAAAGGCGAAGTCGATGTCACTGAAGTTGTAAGTCTCAATCCTTCTGTATCTAGCTTGCGAGTTTTGGCATTAGCAGCGGCGGCTGAACAGCGTTTGACACATCCAGTAGCCGAAGCAATCATCCGCTACGCCCAAGCACAGCAAGTAGAAATTCCCAGCCGCAGCAAGTGGAACTATCAACTAGGTTTAGGTGTAGACGCTGAAATTGATGGAGAGACTGTTTTTGTAGGCAGCGAGCGCTTCTTGCGTCAACAAGGCATTGATATGGAAGCGCTGAATGGGCATAATCAGCGGGCGACTTCAATGATTTATGTCGCTAGCAACGGTCAACTTCAAGGTAAAATAAGATATAGTGATATTCTGCGTCCAGAAAGTCGGGAAGTAATTACCCAACTGTTGACGGTCGAAGGTGTAGAAGTTCACATGCTCACCGGAGATAACAAGCGCACAGCCGATGCTGTAGCTGCGGAACTAGGCATTCCGCCAATATACACTCACGCAGAAGCTTTTCCAGAACAAAAAGCAACAGTTGTCCGTGAGTTGCACGAACAAGGCAAGACAGTTGCATTTGTGGGAGATGGGATCAATGATTCCCCTGCTTTAGCCTTCGCTGATGTTTCTGTATCCTTTGCCAACGGTTCTGAGATTGCCCGCGAAACAGCAGACGTAGTGTTAATGCAAAACGACTTGCACGGCTTATTAGAAGCGATCGCGATCGCTCGTCAAGCTAGGCAACTGATTAAGCAAAACACCGGTCTTGTTCTTGTTCCTAACCTGGGAGCATTAGTGGTAGCCGTTTTGTTTGGTCTGAATCCTTTAGGAGCAACGGTAGTTAACAATGGCTCAACCATAGTTGCCGGTGTAAATGGTTTGCGTCCAATTCTCAAAAATTCACCAAAGAAAACTCTACCATCAGCAAGATGA
- the def gene encoding peptide deformylase, which produces MAELTPIIQLGNPILRQKAAWVENIHNESVQKLIDDLIATVAKANGVGIAAPQVAQSCRLFIVASRPNPRYPNAPEMEPTAMINPRIVDHSTEVVKGWEGCLSVPGIRGLVPRYQTIEIEYIDRQGKLQKQELTDFVARIFQHEYDHLDGIVFVDRLENTLDMITEQEYQNRVVNNT; this is translated from the coding sequence ATGGCTGAATTGACACCAATCATTCAATTAGGCAACCCCATACTGCGACAAAAAGCTGCTTGGGTTGAAAATATTCACAATGAAAGTGTTCAAAAACTGATTGATGACTTAATCGCTACTGTCGCCAAGGCTAATGGTGTGGGAATTGCTGCCCCTCAAGTTGCCCAATCTTGTCGATTATTTATTGTCGCCTCCCGTCCCAATCCCAGGTATCCCAACGCGCCAGAAATGGAACCTACTGCTATGATCAATCCTAGGATAGTTGATCATTCCACCGAAGTTGTAAAAGGGTGGGAAGGTTGTTTGAGCGTTCCCGGTATTAGAGGCTTAGTTCCGAGGTATCAAACAATTGAGATTGAATACATTGACCGCCAAGGCAAGTTACAAAAGCAAGAATTAACTGATTTTGTGGCGCGCATATTTCAACACGAGTATGACCACCTCGACGGCATCGTCTTTGTAGATCGTCTAGAAAACACCCTCGATATGATCACTGAACAAGAATACCAAAATCGGGTAGTTAACAATACTTAA